In Thermococcus thioreducens, a genomic segment contains:
- the cbiB gene encoding adenosylcobinamide-phosphate synthase CbiB: protein MEVLAVFIFALLWDLLLGEPPGLVHPVVWFGKMAGFLDKRWERKSPLRDFLAGALVALIVVIFALALSLLPFYLTFPLNYALAVYLLKGSFAIRSLHEHVARTITGDIGEKRKAVSMVVSRDTRALDEAHLNSASIESLAENLNDSVIAPLFYFLLFGLPGALIYRAVNTLDAMLGYRNERYEYFGKFSARLDDILNFIPARLTVLLYLPFGGRKVLQHYRLARFKLNSDKPISAMSALLGVWLEKPGIYRFPGRTPENDDIGRALRVYWFIVAEWIGIVVLMLLLGVFPCLSP, encoded by the coding sequence ATGGAAGTTTTAGCCGTCTTTATTTTCGCATTACTATGGGACCTGCTCCTTGGAGAACCGCCGGGGTTAGTCCACCCTGTGGTGTGGTTCGGAAAGATGGCGGGCTTTCTTGACAAAAGGTGGGAAAGAAAAAGCCCTCTCCGGGATTTTCTCGCAGGGGCACTGGTTGCTCTCATCGTTGTCATCTTTGCCTTAGCTCTCTCGCTCCTCCCGTTCTACCTCACCTTCCCGCTCAACTATGCTCTGGCCGTTTACCTTCTCAAGGGCTCCTTTGCGATAAGAAGCCTTCACGAGCACGTCGCGAGGACGATAACTGGGGACATCGGGGAGAAGCGGAAGGCCGTCTCTATGGTAGTGAGCAGAGACACCAGAGCTCTCGATGAGGCCCACCTCAACTCCGCCTCAATAGAAAGCCTCGCCGAGAACCTCAACGACTCAGTAATCGCCCCGCTGTTCTACTTCCTCCTTTTTGGCCTCCCAGGGGCCTTAATCTACCGTGCGGTGAACACTTTGGATGCTATGCTCGGCTACAGGAACGAGCGCTATGAATATTTTGGCAAGTTTTCCGCCAGGTTGGATGACATCCTCAACTTCATTCCGGCCCGATTGACAGTTCTTCTCTACCTTCCTTTCGGTGGAAGAAAGGTTCTCCAGCACTACCGCCTCGCTAGGTTCAAACTCAACTCTGACAAACCCATCTCAGCGATGTCAGCCCTCCTCGGCGTCTGGCTGGAAAAACCCGGCATTTACCGCTTTCCAGGCAGGACTCCAGAGAACGATGATATCGGGCGAGCCCTAAGGGTTTATTGGTTCATCGTTGCTGAATGGATCGGAATTGTTGTTTTAATGCTGTTGCTGGGGGTGTTCCCATGCTTGAGCCCGTGA
- a CDS encoding uracil-DNA glycosylase family protein translates to MLLPFENLKKVGGVYTNPANLKVIPLALRDWRDFLSLDEKTYGVYARTIYNPMERFLVVNGEDERKARELEGLYRELLKDPLRFCREEYYRYQLRVGEFDGLPFANGWAGSGVVLVGEAPGRKGCGKTGICFYRDASGMLLRKTLFTLGINPDFLYITNVVKCNPPANRLRGFGEGELELLSMELEALKPRTIFAVGRTAEKALKRLGFEFMYLKHPAWYVRRGVREPSEEMLEEYSPIREASGKWKF, encoded by the coding sequence ATGCTCCTGCCGTTTGAGAACCTCAAAAAGGTCGGTGGGGTCTACACAAACCCTGCCAATCTTAAAGTAATTCCGTTAGCCCTCCGCGACTGGAGGGATTTCCTGAGCTTGGACGAGAAGACCTACGGGGTCTACGCGAGGACGATATACAACCCGATGGAGAGATTCCTCGTCGTGAACGGGGAAGACGAGAGAAAAGCCCGGGAGCTGGAAGGCCTCTACCGCGAGCTCCTCAAAGACCCCCTACGGTTCTGCCGCGAGGAGTACTACCGCTATCAGCTCAGGGTGGGCGAGTTCGATGGCCTTCCCTTCGCCAACGGCTGGGCCGGTTCGGGGGTTGTCCTCGTTGGAGAGGCACCGGGAAGGAAGGGCTGCGGAAAGACCGGGATATGCTTCTACCGCGACGCCTCGGGCATGTTGCTTAGGAAGACGCTCTTCACTCTGGGCATCAACCCTGACTTTCTTTACATCACCAACGTTGTGAAGTGCAACCCGCCCGCTAACAGGTTGAGGGGCTTCGGCGAGGGCGAGCTTGAGCTACTCTCGATGGAACTTGAAGCCTTGAAGCCGAGGACCATCTTCGCGGTTGGCAGAACAGCGGAGAAGGCCCTGAAACGGCTCGGCTTTGAGTTCATGTACCTCAAACATCCGGCCTGGTACGTGCGGAGAGGAGTTAGAGAACCGAGCGAGGAGATGCTGGAGGAGTATTCCCCCATAAGGGAGGCCTCTGGAAAATGGAAGTTTTAG
- a CDS encoding PAB0415 family putative ATP pyrophosphatase, giving the protein MSHEEGIAFFSGGKDGLYAVHLAERKGIKVPYLLTLKTTIGLSPHRENLGALETLAGAMGKELLTFDMGEGSEALAEFIGSLGVDYLIAGDVLLEDHLRWVERLAREAGVTPFEPLWERDTGELAVEMLEAGFEYAMIAVNKEKLDREWLGYTFRSVDDLEFFLRKNPSVDPIGEMGEFHTVILRAPLFQERFVLEVFSTEESERYYWLKFRLVGE; this is encoded by the coding sequence ATGTCTCACGAGGAGGGAATTGCATTCTTTTCCGGTGGAAAGGACGGGCTTTACGCGGTCCATCTTGCGGAGAGAAAAGGGATTAAAGTCCCCTATCTGCTCACGCTGAAAACCACAATAGGCCTTTCACCCCACCGGGAAAATCTCGGAGCTTTAGAAACACTCGCCGGAGCAATGGGAAAGGAACTGCTCACCTTCGACATGGGGGAGGGAAGCGAAGCTTTGGCGGAGTTCATAGGCTCTCTCGGCGTTGATTACCTCATAGCGGGAGACGTTCTGCTTGAGGATCACCTGAGGTGGGTTGAGCGTCTCGCCCGTGAGGCCGGTGTGACTCCATTTGAACCCCTCTGGGAACGGGACACGGGGGAGCTCGCCGTTGAAATGCTTGAGGCTGGCTTTGAATACGCGATGATTGCGGTCAACAAGGAGAAGCTCGACAGAGAGTGGCTTGGCTACACCTTCCGCTCGGTTGATGACCTGGAGTTCTTCCTCCGTAAAAATCCCAGCGTTGACCCGATTGGAGAGATGGGAGAGTTCCACACGGTCATTTTGAGAGCTCCTCTCTTCCAGGAACGCTTTGTCCTTGAGGTGTTCTCAACTGAGGAAAGCGAGAGGTATTACTGGCTAAAGTTTAGGCTGGTGGGAGAATGA
- the cobZ gene encoding alpha-ribazole phosphatase CobZ has product MRAEEIFLKKLESKGITLDSLLDTALELYIGEEREKIREELHELMLKYLSDINVQALILSALLLEENFTVEGDPVNLVADELIGINIAEYIGGKMALFNFFYYDTRKPGILAELPPFLDDAIGGFIAGCMTRLFESEADWP; this is encoded by the coding sequence ATGAGGGCTGAAGAAATCTTCCTCAAAAAACTCGAATCAAAAGGCATAACCCTCGACTCCCTGCTCGACACGGCTCTGGAGCTCTACATAGGTGAGGAGCGGGAAAAGATTCGAGAAGAACTTCATGAGCTGATGCTGAAGTATTTGAGCGACATCAACGTTCAGGCATTAATTCTTTCCGCTCTCCTGCTTGAGGAGAACTTCACGGTCGAAGGCGACCCTGTGAATTTAGTGGCGGACGAGCTGATTGGAATAAACATCGCCGAATACATAGGTGGAAAGATGGCGCTCTTCAACTTCTTCTACTACGACACAAGGAAGCCCGGGATTCTGGCGGAGCTACCGCCCTTTTTGGACGATGCCATCGGAGGCTTCATAGCGGGCTGCATGACGAGGCTCTTCGAATCGGAGGCGGACTGGCCATGA
- the cobS gene encoding adenosylcobinamide-GDP ribazoletransferase, with amino-acid sequence MRNLLPFLTRVPIKGDFEKAREELWAFPLVALVSSALPTLVLYLRLPLSNVLAVIALYFTIGLLHLDGLADFADGVMVKGERERKIKAMKDVNTGIAGLFAVVMVLLLQVYSLGLVPFYALLLAELNSKLAMLLALATKKPLGQGLGAYFMEKIDNGQLLGGLVFYAILLAPVVVYEQNALVSLLGLAFGGYAIKAALGNFGGINGDCLGAVAEVTRTGTLLVMAFAGQWI; translated from the coding sequence ATGAGGAACCTCCTGCCGTTCTTGACACGGGTGCCAATCAAGGGCGACTTCGAAAAAGCCCGCGAGGAGCTCTGGGCCTTTCCACTCGTTGCATTGGTTAGTTCAGCGCTCCCAACGCTCGTCCTCTACTTAAGGCTTCCCCTCTCGAACGTCCTAGCGGTTATCGCGCTTTACTTCACCATTGGCCTCCTTCACCTTGACGGCTTGGCGGACTTTGCCGACGGAGTGATGGTCAAGGGCGAGCGGGAGAGGAAGATAAAGGCCATGAAGGACGTAAACACAGGTATAGCCGGCCTCTTTGCCGTGGTAATGGTTCTGCTCCTGCAGGTTTACTCGCTCGGGCTCGTTCCTTTCTACGCGCTCTTGTTAGCCGAGCTGAACTCAAAGCTCGCCATGCTCCTCGCTCTGGCAACAAAGAAACCGCTCGGCCAGGGGCTTGGGGCGTACTTCATGGAGAAGATAGACAACGGCCAGCTCCTCGGCGGGCTCGTTTTCTACGCCATCCTCCTCGCCCCTGTAGTTGTCTACGAGCAAAATGCCCTGGTCTCGCTCCTCGGTCTGGCCTTCGGGGGCTACGCCATCAAAGCTGCCCTCGGCAACTTCGGCGGGATAAACGGCGACTGCCTTGGAGCGGTTGCGGAGGTAACAAGGACCGGGACGCTTTTGGTCATGGCGTTTGCGGGGCAATGGATTTAA
- a CDS encoding DUF2281 domain-containing protein, whose product MEEVERIFAKLPPEARRELLDYAEFLLQKYGKREARGFKFTWEGKLKDVKMTSVELQHKALEWREDVSG is encoded by the coding sequence ATGGAAGAGGTGGAGAGAATATTTGCCAAGCTTCCACCCGAGGCCCGGAGGGAGCTTTTAGACTACGCGGAATTCCTGCTTCAGAAATATGGAAAGCGAGAGGCTAGAGGATTTAAGTTTACATGGGAAGGAAAGCTGAAGGACGTTAAGATGACCTCCGTTGAACTTCAGCACAAGGCCTTGGAGTGGCGGGAGGATGTATCTGGTTGA
- a CDS encoding type II toxin-antitoxin system VapC family toxin: MYLVDTNVFLEILLGQEKKEIAKRFLNSHPGELVMSDFTLHSIGVVLFRLGRAEVFLDFLQDTLPNVEIVTLSDSEYQKVVEFHQKYGLDFDDAYQCAVAVSRDLTIVTMDEDFRKAPYSVKVIFL; the protein is encoded by the coding sequence ATGTATCTGGTTGACACGAACGTCTTCCTTGAGATTCTCCTCGGTCAAGAAAAGAAAGAGATAGCAAAGCGATTCTTGAATTCACACCCAGGAGAACTTGTTATGAGCGATTTTACCCTTCATTCGATAGGGGTTGTTCTTTTTAGGCTTGGACGAGCTGAGGTTTTCTTGGACTTCCTCCAAGACACGCTTCCAAACGTCGAAATTGTAACGCTTTCTGATTCGGAGTACCAAAAGGTCGTCGAGTTTCACCAGAAGTATGGATTGGATTTTGACGATGCGTATCAATGTGCCGTTGCAGTTTCAAGGGACCTAACTATTGTAACAATGGACGAAGATTTTAGAAAAGCCCCATATTCCGTCAAGGTTATTTTTCTGTAG
- a CDS encoding MJ1477/TM1410 family putative glycoside hydrolase: MRLAGVLLLSLLIVLASACLSNAPAEKTSTTSISSSSRSIPETTSSPFQLSHTSFPVPSNATFPKIAQQNVTPTTQTTPKGEDSSQIQVKGRLNLSSVRGWAYWLQNASPEVIARSGFELVVMDYSRDGSDERAYTREEIEMIKRAGVIPIAYISIGEAENYRFYWKEGWKENSPGWLGPENPDWEGNYAVKYWEEGWKQIIFKYLDKIIAQGFSGVYLDKVDEYWFWAKNGYNESWTARQMIEFILEIANYTRSKAGPSFIIIPQNGEYLLEYDNGTLLETVSGWASEDVFYDGLGSSPWTGEKVSLLDRVVKAGKVVLVVDYVDDGTRGEEDLVRILDFIEKAQDRGYLPYAAFEGRELDRLDVIPGIQPPTEK; this comes from the coding sequence ATGCGGCTCGCCGGCGTGCTACTCCTCTCGCTCCTCATAGTTTTGGCATCCGCCTGTCTTTCAAACGCTCCAGCAGAGAAAACCAGCACGACTTCGATCTCGTCCTCTTCCCGCTCCATACCTGAGACGACGTCTTCTCCTTTTCAGTTATCGCACACCTCCTTTCCGGTTCCATCGAACGCAACCTTCCCCAAAATAGCCCAGCAAAACGTAACACCAACGACTCAGACCACTCCAAAAGGTGAAGACTCAAGCCAAATCCAGGTTAAGGGAAGGCTGAACCTCTCCTCGGTTAGGGGCTGGGCGTACTGGCTCCAGAACGCGAGTCCGGAGGTTATAGCGAGGAGCGGCTTTGAGCTGGTTGTCATGGACTACTCAAGGGACGGGAGCGATGAGAGGGCCTACACGCGGGAAGAAATCGAGATGATTAAGAGGGCGGGGGTAATCCCCATAGCCTACATCAGCATCGGCGAGGCCGAGAATTACCGCTTCTACTGGAAAGAGGGGTGGAAAGAGAACTCTCCTGGATGGCTCGGGCCGGAGAATCCGGACTGGGAGGGCAACTACGCCGTCAAGTACTGGGAGGAGGGGTGGAAGCAAATCATCTTTAAGTACCTCGACAAAATCATCGCGCAGGGTTTTTCGGGCGTTTACCTCGACAAGGTCGATGAGTACTGGTTCTGGGCCAAGAACGGCTACAACGAGAGCTGGACGGCCAGGCAGATGATTGAGTTTATCCTGGAAATAGCGAACTACACACGCTCCAAGGCAGGACCGAGCTTCATAATAATTCCCCAGAATGGGGAGTATCTGCTCGAATACGACAATGGAACGCTCCTTGAGACGGTTTCGGGCTGGGCGAGTGAAGATGTCTTCTACGACGGCCTTGGGTCGAGTCCCTGGACGGGCGAAAAGGTTTCACTCCTTGATAGGGTTGTCAAGGCCGGAAAAGTCGTTCTGGTTGTGGACTACGTTGACGACGGGACAAGGGGCGAGGAAGACCTCGTGAGAATCCTCGACTTTATAGAAAAGGCCCAGGATAGGGGATACCTGCCTTATGCGGCCTTCGAGGGCAGGGAGCTCGATAGACTCGATGTGATTCCGGGGATTCAGCCTCCTACAGAAAAATAA
- a CDS encoding NTP transferase domain-containing protein, with product MIIIMAGGRSSRMGQEKPVLKVGNRSMLLRVYEETEKVGETLVAVSKKAPKTRELCLREGISFVETPGNGYVEDLIYLLREFGPFVSVSADLPFLKASDVVAIEKAFDGRTSLTGVLPPKLVPKDLRPVVYRGYAIVGLNAVGTEGERFFELSNPLLALNVNTPEELKLANRISRLVGR from the coding sequence ATGATAATCATCATGGCCGGCGGAAGGTCGAGCAGGATGGGCCAAGAAAAGCCTGTCCTGAAGGTAGGAAATAGGTCGATGCTCCTGCGCGTTTACGAGGAGACCGAAAAGGTTGGAGAAACCCTCGTTGCCGTCTCCAAGAAGGCGCCGAAGACGAGGGAGCTCTGCCTCCGCGAGGGGATTTCCTTTGTTGAGACGCCGGGGAACGGCTACGTTGAGGATCTGATTTACCTTCTTCGCGAGTTTGGGCCTTTCGTCAGCGTTTCCGCCGATCTGCCCTTCCTGAAGGCGAGTGATGTAGTGGCCATCGAGAAGGCCTTTGACGGGAGAACTAGTCTAACCGGCGTTCTTCCCCCAAAGCTCGTTCCGAAGGACTTAAGACCTGTTGTTTATCGGGGCTACGCGATAGTCGGCCTCAACGCCGTCGGAACTGAGGGAGAGCGATTTTTCGAGCTGAGCAACCCGCTCTTGGCTTTGAACGTGAACACACCGGAAGAGTTAAAGCTCGCCAACCGAATATCCCGTCTGGTGGGAAGATGA